In Scatophagus argus isolate fScaArg1 chromosome 7, fScaArg1.pri, whole genome shotgun sequence, a genomic segment contains:
- the LOC124061337 gene encoding cadherin EGF LAG seven-pass G-type receptor 1-like isoform X2, whose product MDFSLSSVRVYCFCCLFLPPLAGLQSGVVLLDVSVGPAWIYRIDRDLTPASVRRFIHIHRRTGIIFLSEEPDCALWRNSVPVYVQVRSQTGPHESILIRLKLTLHTRDCGIRPGRRSVNPAVSVHMRLRSSAVPSCVLTHDLQSKVHDHLPHFLRRGKRVRISCAVKGQKKSFSGAFSPMCFASELHAVCRLWDSGGSPTSTQVFLKLVAASPPRDVTRVFPERSRRGAVVNSAPQFQLPNYQVSVPENEPAMTRVITLKALDGDLGAAGQVNYDMEALFDSRSNDYFQIDMKTGCISTLQPLDREVKDTHIFRVVATDNGKPRRSSTAYLTITVSDTNDHTPVFEQTEYRVDLRENVDTGFEVLTIRATDGDAPSNANMIYRIVGEEDPAIFEINPRSGLVRITERPDRERVSQYQLVVEASDRGRDPGPRSATATVLINVEDENDNYPHFTQRRYIIQVLESVAVNTRVAQVEATDEDQGDNGKVYYSIISGNVRGQFYIHSPTGVIDLISPLDYETIREYKLRVKAQDGGRPPLINSTGLVVIQVVDMNDNAPMFVSTPLQATILENVAIGHSVIHIQAIDADSGNNSHLEYRLADAGLGFPFIINNSTGWVTVSTELDRETTELYTFWVEAVDHGVPALSSSASVSVTVLDVNDNVPTFTQALYNVKINEDAAAGTSVLLLSAIDRDANSIVTYQISSGNTRNRFSITSQNAGGLITLALPLDYKQERQYVLTVTASDGMRQDTAQVYVNVTDANTHRPVFQSTNYQVTLGEDQPIGSTVVIISATDEDTGENACISYIMEDNVPQFKIHPQTGAVTTQTDVDYEDQASFTLAIIAHDHGIPEKSDTTYVEIIVLDANDNAPQFLRDLYQGSVFEDVPVYTSVLQVSASDRDTGANGRVSYSFHSGHDGDGDFFIEPYSGIVRTARKLDRENVAAYQLHAVAVDKGVPPLRAMVDIQVSVQDINDNAPVFEKDEMDIYVMENSPVGSIVARITATDPDEGTNAQILFQIVEGNIPEVFQLDIFNGDLIALADLDYESKSKYTIIIQATSAPLVSRATIHIHLLDVNDNVPVLQDFEIIFNNYISNRSDTFPAGPIGSVPARDPDVTDKLRFSFIEGNELNLLILNQANGELQLSRDLDNNRPLEASMKIQVSDGVHRVTAVCSLRVSIITDDMLTNSVTVRLDNMSQQHFLSPLLSLFVEAVAAVLSTRRDHVFVFSIQNDSSVEGNVLNVTLSALKPPEDHDALGGGFLSSETLQEQIYLNRTLLTQLSNQLVLPFDDNVCLREPCENYMKCVSVLSFHSTAAFAVSDTLLFRSIQPVGGLRCRCPPGFSGENCETEVDQCYSSPCLNGGTCHSTEGRFNCQCPHKHTGERCQVDSGSGRCVPGVCKNGGRCVDLQAGGFTCRCPSGDFQTTYCEETSRSFPRRSFVTYRGLRQRFHFRLSLRFATTDRNSLLLFNGRFNQKHDFIALEIINAQIQLTFSAGENRTSVKTFVEGGVSDGEWHSVHLHYHNKPRVGRLGVPLGPSGEKVAVVAVDDCDVEVAIRFGSRIRNYSCAAQRAQTGPKKSLDLTGPLLLGGVPDLPEDFPVRSRDFEGCIRDLTIDGQQVDLARFISNNGTSAGCGVKQDFCSRTLCLNGGVCVNRWSSYTCRCLLGFGGKNCEQVMPSPLKFNGEALVWWAEPEVTVSVPWYLGLMFRTRHGAGSLLMADAGKSSRIHLLVSNSHLTFQVFVGVKRVALLVFHQTRVDDGEWHHVLMELKSSKDGKDIKYLAEVSLDYGLFQWQVEIGNELPGLRLKSLFVGGLMKKNGSVVNGWRGCIQGVRMGETSMRLAHVDLREGRRVGVEDGCDVVDSCGDAVCPPHSRCRDLWEGHTCTCQPGFLGRDCVDVCLLNPCQHNSTCVHQPSSARGYRCRCGDSYHGEYCQHRSDVPCARGWWGHPVCGPCDCDVSKGFNRDCNKTTGECSCKENYFRPDGSDSCFPCDCFQLGSLSRACDPQSGQCLCRTGVVGRQCNTCDNPYAEVTSGGCVVVYDVCPRVFESGLWWPRTHFNQPAAVRCPRGFTGRAARHCDEQHGWLRPLLFNCTSLSFRDLHHQEEELQRNGSRLDGDRSRRIAAMLREATNQKAVLHGRDLQSAFSLLSQLLRYESQQHGFNMAATQDRHFHQNIIQTGSFLLERSGELQHQVQRSEGGASRLLRSFELYGQNLAKNTKKTYMKPFIILSPNIIFSVDFLDSSRMKPRLSDVQPELPVGLQASVDFQQFTSHDDVKPAPVSTKAPTEQPGDVTTDVTADVSQAASPSSESSLLVAVVIVYRTLGDLLPQRALSRSVINTPVVTLMTHSEGVSWPRPLNRPVILQLRLLVREGRVRPRCVVWSHTAGVSRSGGWSSTGCDLMSRNQTHVTCRCVDASSVAVVMDVSRREREEVLPLKLITFTSLSSSLLFLLVTFVLLLVLTNLRSNLHSIHLNQVTSVFLSQLIFLLSIDQTQNQSVCTLAAIVLHYCCMCSFCWMLVEELHVYRMMTEIRNINHRHMTFYYATGWGLPAFVTGLSVGLDPGGFGCSEFCWLSVQDSVMWSIAGPFTAVVTVTVVMFALAVKQSIAQRKTSSEMAALSSSLRSAILLLLLLSASWLSGLLALNSDVISFHYLFSIFSCVQGVCFFFSYCVFNRELRMNLKEIFIRRKTSRELRNNHTPVLTRSLNRKPSFSGDEGIYRTAIGESTASLNRSDSGLKCPASSGSTRKCFHGNNSSSTVTRKQFRRRDSDSSDCSSDASFHSSGSEDERQARKHQWDNRRQEEKKNTTLQGQILSNHVMLHWLVEDSEQLSQEGGGRGGGEVKLSVETGVNVEQLSNQSTAENGASPSSPDSNQQPMRRRGILKTRTPPPPAVTDRNRKYLPSEAPPLVSPSSSSPTNHSFRQVARGNGALIPPLSPRQQYSGVTMVTRTRLTTNHESDCSDETSI is encoded by the exons ATGGATTTCTCTCTCAGCTCGGTTCGAGtttactgtttctgttgtttgtttcttcctccGCTGGCCGGGCTGCAGTCCGGCGTCGTGCTGCTGGACGTGTCGGTGGGACCGGCTTGGATCTATCGCATTGATCGGGATTTAACTCCCGCTTCTGTCCGCCGCTTTATTCACATCCACCGACGAACCGGgatcatttttctctctgaagaGCCGGACTGCGCGTTGTGGAGAAACTCTGTTCCGGTCTATGTTCAGGTCCGATCACAGACTGGTCCCCACGAGTCCATCCTGATCCGCCTCAAGCTGACCCTCCACACCCGGGACTGTGGGATCCGACCCGGGCGACGGTCCGTTAACCCTGCGGTGAGTGTTCATATGCGGCTCCGGTCCAGCGCGGTGCCTTCCTGTGTCCTCACGCACGATCTGCAGAGCAAAGTTCACGATCACCTGCCGCATTTTCTGCGCAGAGGCAAACGTGTTCGGATTTCCTGTGCGGTTAAAGGACAGAAGAAAAGTTTCTCTGGTGCTTTTAGCCCCATGTGTTTCGCGTCTGAGCTGCACGCTGTTTGTAGGCTGTGGGACTCTGGCGGCTCTCCCACCTCCACTCAGGTGTTCCTGAAGCTCGTGGCTGCTTCTCCACCTCGTGACGTCACGCGGGTGTTTCCTGAGCGCAGCAGACGTGGGGCAGTGGTGAACTCTGCTCCTCAGTTTCAGCTGCCCAATTATCAGGTGTCTGTACCTGAGAACGAGCCGGCGATGACACGTGTCATCACACTGAAAGCTCTGGATGGAGACCTTGGAGCCGCAGGTCAGGTAAACTACGACATGGAGGCTCTGTTCGACAGCCGGTCCAACGACTACTTCCAGATCGACATGAAGACTGGCTGCATTTCCACCCTGCAGCCGCTGGACCGGGAGGTCAAggacacacacatcttcagGGTCGTTGCCACAGACAACGGGAAGCCGAGGAGGTCGTCCACTGCGTACCTCACCATCACTGTCAGCGACACAAACGACCACACGCCGGTGTTCGAGCAGACAGAGTACAGGGTTGACCTCAGGGAGAATGTGGACACGGGGTTTGAGGTGCTGACCATCAGGGCGACGGATGGAGATGCTCCGTCCAACGCCAACATGATCTACAGGATTGTCGGTGAGGAGGACCCTGCCATTTTCGAGATCAACCCCAGGAGCGGATTGGTCCGAATTACAGAACGCCCCGATCGGGAACGCGTGTCACAGTACCAGCTGGTGGTGGAGGCCAGCGATCGGGGCAGAGATCCAGGGCCCCGCAGCGCCACGGCCACAGTGTTGATCAATGTGGAGGATGAGAACGACAACTATCCACACTTCACTCAGAGACGTTACATCATCCAGGTGTTGGAGAGTGTGGCAGTGAACACCAGAGTGGCTCAGGTGGAAGCCACAGATGAGGACCAAGGTGACAATGGTAAAGTGTACTACAGCATCATCAGCGGCAACGTTAGGGGCCAGTTCTACATCCACTCCCCAACCGGCGTCATCGACCTCATTAGCCCTCTGGACTATGAGACCATCAGGGAGTACAAGCTTCGAGTCAAAGCTCAGGATGGCGGCCGCCCTCCACTGATTAACAGCACCGGGCTCGTTGTCATTCAGGTGGTGGATATGAACGACAATGCCCCCATGTTCGTCAGCACGCCACTCCAGGCAACCATCCTGGAGAATGTGGCTATTGGCCACTCTGTGATCCACATCCAGGCCATTGATGCAGACTCGGGTAACAACTCTCACCTGGAGTATCGACTGGCCGACGCAGGGCTGGGCTTCCCCTTCATTATCAACAACAGCACTGGGTGGGTGACCGTCAGCACAGAGCTCGACAGGGAGACCACTGAGCTGTACACTTTTTGGGTGGAAGCAGTGGATCATGGCGTCCCTGCCTTGTcgtcctctgcctctgtcagcGTGACAGTCCTCGATGTGAATGATAATGTTCCCACATTTACTCAGGCACTTTACAACGTAAAAATCAACGAGGATGCTGCCGCAGGAACCAGCGTGCTGCTGCTGTCCGCCATCGACCGCGACGCCAACAGCATCGTGACCTATCAGATCTCCAGTGGAAACACCAGGAACAGGTTCTCCATCACCAGCCAGAATGCTGGAGGTCTGATCACTTTGGCATTGCCACTGGACTATAAGCAGGAGCGGCAGTACGTCCTGACGGTGACGGCGTCAGATGGCATGCGTCAAGATACAGCACAGGTTTATGTCAACGTCACCGATGCCAACACCCACCGGCCAGTGTTCCAGAGCACCAACTACCAGGTGACGCTGGGTGAGGACCAGCCCATCGGCTCCACTGTAGTCATCATCAGTGCCACAGATGAAGACACGGGAGAGAATGCTTGCATCAGTTATATCATGGAGGACAATGTGCCGCAGTTCAAAATCCACCCACAAACAGGTGCCGTCACCACTCAAACTGACGTTGACTATGAGGACCAGGCCTCCTTTACCCTCGCCATCATTGCCCACGACCACGGTATCCCTGAAAAATCGGACACCACGTACGTCGAGATCATCGTGTTGGATGCCAATGATAATGCCCCACAGTTCCTGAGAGACCTCTACCAGGGTTCTGTATTTGAAGATGTTCCAGTTTACACCAGTGTGCTGCAGGTCTCTGCCTCTGACCGAGACACCGGTGCTAACGGCAGAGTCAGCTACTCCTTCCACAGCGGCCATGATGGGGACGGAGACTTCTTCATCGAGCCGTACTCTGGCATCGTCAGGACAGCCAGGAAACTGGACCGAGAGAATGTGGCGGCGTACCAACTTCACGCTGTTGCTGTGGACAAAGGTGTCCCTCCTCTCAGAGCGATGGTGGACATCCAGGTGTCCGTGCAGGACATCAATGATAACGCTCCTGTGTTTGAGAAAGATGAGATGGACATCTATGTGATGGAGAACAGTCCTGTTGGCTCCATCGTGGCTCGAATCACAGCTACAGATCCTGATGAAGGAACGAACGCTCAAATCCTGTTTCAGATTGTAGAGGGGAACATCCCGGAAGTCTTCCAGTTGGACATCTTTAATGGGGACCTCATTGCTCTCGCTGACTTGGATTATGAGTCCAAATCAAAGTACACCATCATAATCCAAGCCACCTCGGCTCCTTTAGTGAGCCGGGCCACCATCCACATCCATCTGCTGGACGTCAATGACAACGTTCCTGTCCTGCAGGActttgaaatcattttcaaCAACTACATCAGCAACCGGTCCGACACCTTCCCTGCTGGACCAATTGGGTCAGTGCCAGCCCGGGACCCGGATGTGACAGATAAACTGAGGTTCAGTTTTATAGAGGGGAACGAGCTGAACCTGCTGATCCTGAACCAGGCCAACGGggagctgcagctcagcagggACCTGGACAACAACAGACCTCTGGAAGCCTCCATGAAGATCCAAGTTAGCG atGGTGTCCACCGAGTGACGGCTGTCTGCTCGCTGCGAGTCTCCATCATCACTGACGACATGCTGACCAACAGCGTCACCGTCCGTTTGGACAACATGTCTcagcagcacttcctgtcccctctgctgtctctgtttgtggAGGCTGTGGCCGCCGTCCTCTCAACCCGCCGAGACCACGTCTTTGTCTTCAGCATCCAGAATGACTCCTCAGTGGAGGGAAACGTCCTGAACGTGACGCTTTCAGCCCTGAAGCCGCCTGAGGACCATGACGCACTGGGAGGCGGTTTCCTGTCATCTGAGACGCTACAGGAGCAGATCTACCTGAACCGGACGCTGCTGACACAGTTGTCCAATCAGCTCGTCCTGCCGTTTGACGATAACGTCTGTCTGCGCGAGCCCTGCGAGAACTACATGAAGTGTGTGTCGGTGCTGAGCTTCCACAGCACGGCGGCGTTTGCCGTGTCCGACACGCTGCTCTTCAGGTCCATCCAGCCGGTGGGGGGGCTGAGGTGTCGCTGCCCACCCGGTTTCTCTGGAGAAAACTGTGAGACGGAGGTCGACCAGTGCTACTCTTCACCGTGTCTGAATGGAGGGACGTGTCACAGCACAGAGGGACGATTCAACTGCCAGTGTCCTCACAAACACACCG gcGAGCGGTGTCAGGTGGACTCTGGGTCTGGACGCTGTGTCCCAGGTGTGTGTAAGAATGGAGGCAGGTGTGTTGACCTGCAGGCCGGCGGGTTCACATGTCGATGTCCCAGTGGAGACTTTCAGACGACGTACTGTGAGGAGACGAGTCGAAGCTTCCCGAGACGGTCCTTTGTCACCTACAGAGGCCTGAGACAGAGATTCCACTTCCGTCTGTCCCTCAG GTTTGCGACCACAGACAGGAactctctgctgttgtttaacGGCCGATTCAACCAGAAACACGACTTCATCGCTCTGGAGATCATCAACGCGCAGATTCAGCTCACCTTCTCTGCAG gagaaaacaggacCTCTGTGAAGACGTTTGTGGAGGGCGGAGTCAGTGACGGCGAGTGGCACTCGGTTCATCTGCACTAccacaacaag ccACGTGTCGGGCGTCTCGGCGTTCCTCTCGGTCCGTCTGGTGAGAAGGTGGCGGTGGTTGCCGTGGACGACTGTGATGTGGAGGTGGCAATTCGTTTTGGCAGCCGGATCAGAAACTATTCATGTGCCGCTCAACGAGCTCAGACTGGACCGAAgaa GTCGTTGGATCTGACAGGACCTCTGCTGCTCGGTGGCGTCCCTGACCTGCCGGAGGATTTCCCCGTCAGGAGTCGAGACTTTGAGGGTTGCATCAGAGATCTGACCATCGATGGACAGCAGGTGGACTTGGCTCGATTCATCTCCAACAATGGCACCAGCGCAG GCTGTGGAGTAAAGCAGGATTTCTGCAGCAGGACGTTGTGTCTGAATGGAGGAGTCTGTGTGAACAGGTGGAGTTCCTACACCTGTCGGTGTCTGCTTGGCTTCGGAGGAAAAAACTGTGAACAAG TCATGCCGTCCCCTCTGAAGTTTAACGGTGAGGCATTGGTGTGGTGGGCGGAGCCTGAGGTGACCGTCAGTGTGCCCTGGTACCTGGGTCTGATGTTCAGAACGAGACACGGAGCTGGATCTCTGCTGATGGCTGACGCTGGAAAATCGTCCAGGATTCATCTGCTG GTCAGCAACAGTCACCTGACTTTCCAGGTGTTTGTGGGTGTGAAGCGAGTCGCTCTGCTGGTCTTCCACCAGACTCGAGTCGATGACGGCGAGTGGCATCACGTCCTGATGGAGCTGAAGAGCAGCAAAGATGGAAAGGATATCAAATACCTGGCTGAGGTGTCTTTGGACTACGGCTTGTTTCAG TGGCAGGTGGAGATTGGGAATGAGCTGCCGGGTCTCAGGTTGAAGAGTCTGTTTGTTGGAGGTCTGATGAAGAAGAACGGCTCTGTGGTGAACGGATGGAGAGGCTGCATCCAG GGTGTGAGGATGGGTGAGACTTCCATGAGACTGGCTCACGTTGACCTGCGGGAGGGTCGGAGGGTCGGCGTAGAGGACGGATGTGATGTGGTCGACTCCTGCGGCGACGCCGTCTGTCCGCCACACAGTCGCTGCAGAGACCTCTGGGAAGGTCACACCTGTACCTGCCAGCCAG GATTCCTTGGGAGGGACTGTGTGGACGTGTGTCTCCTGAACCCCTGTCAGCACAACTCCACCTGCGTCCACCAACCGAGCTCCGCCCGCGGATATCGCTGTCGCTGTGGAGACAGTTACCATGGAGAGTACTGTCAGCACAG ATCGGATGTGCCGTGTGCTCGGGGCTGGTGGGGGCATCCAGTCTGTGGTCCCTGTGACTGTGATGTTTCTAAAGGATTCAACAGAGACTGCAACAAGACTACAGGAGAGTGCAGCTGTAAG gagaATTATTTCCGTCCAGATGGCAGCGACTCGTGCTTCCCCTGCGACTGTTTCCAGCTGGGCTCTTTGTCTCGTGCCTGTGACCCTCAGAGCGGTCAGTGTCTCTGCAGGACAGGTGTGGTGGGACGTCAGTGCAACACCTGCGACAACCCGTACGCCGAGGTCACGTCGGGAGGCTGCGTGG TCGTGTATGACGTCTGTCCGCGGGTGTTTGAATCTGGACTCTGGTGGCCGAGAACTCACTTTAATCAACCTGCAGCTGTGAGGTGTCCTCGAGGTTTCACAG GTAGAGCCGCACGCCACTGTGACGAGCAACATGGCTGGCTCCGTCCCCTCCTCTTCAACTGCACCTCACTGAGCTTCAGAGACCTCCACCACCAG gaggaggagcttcagAGAAACGGGTCACGATTGGACGGGGACAGGTCACGGAGGATCGCTGCGATGCTGCGGGAGGCGACCAATCAGAAGGCTGTTCTTCACGGCCGTGACCTGCAGTCAGCGTTCAGCCTGCTGAGTCAGCTGCTGCGGTACGAGAGCCAACAACACGGCTTCAACATGGCCGCCACGCAGGACCGCCACTTCCACCAG AATATTATTCAGACTGGGAGCTTCCTGTTGGAGCGGAGCGGCGAGCTGCAGCATCAGGTTCAAAGGTCAGAGGGCGGAGCTTCACGTCTGCTAAGGAGCTTCGAGCTTTACGGCCAAAACCTCGCCAAGAACACGAAGAAGACCTACATGAAGCCCTTCATCATCCTCAGTCCAAACATCA TCTTCTCAGTGGACTTCctggacagcagcaggatgaagcCCCGCCTCTCTGATGTCCAGCCTGAACTTCCTGTTGGCCTTCAGGCTTCTGTTGATTTCCAGCAATTCACATCACATGATGACGTTAAACCTGCTCCAG TTTCTACGAAGGCGCCAACTGAGCAGCCTGGTGATGTCACCACTGATGTCACTGCTGATGTCAGCCAGGCTGCGTCACCTTCCTCTGAGTCTTCGCTGCTGGTCGCTGTCGTGATCGTCTACAGGACTCTGGGAGATCTGCTGCCGCAGAG agcgCTGAGTCGATCTGTCATCAACACACCTGTTGTCACCTTGATGACGCACAGTGAAGGAGTGTCCTGGCCCCGCCCCCTAAACCGCCCTGTCATTCTGCAGCTCCGCCTACTGGTGAGAGAGGGGCGAGTGAGGCCGCGATGTGTTGTCTGGAGTCACACAGCAGG GGTGAGCAGGTCAGGCGGCTGGTCCTCCACAGGCTGTGATCTGATGAGCAGGAATCAAACTCACGTCACCTGTCGTTGTGTTGACGCGTCCAGCGTTGCCGTGGTGATGGACGTCTCCAGGAGAGAG cgTGAGGAAGTTCTTCCTCTGAAGCTCATCACGTTCACCTCACTCTCCTCCTCgctgctcttcctcctcgtcaccttcgtcctcctcctcgtcctcacAAACCTGCGCTCCAACCTGCACAGCATCCACCTGAACCAGGTGACCTCCGTCTTCCTGTCGCAGCTCATCTTCCTGCTCTCCATCGACCAAACGCAGAACCAGTCCGTGTGCACGCTGGCGGCCATCGTGCTGCATTACTGCTGCATGTGTTCGTTCTGCTGGATGTTGGTGGAGGAGCTGCACGTCTACCGCATGATGACAGAGATACGCAACATCAACCACCGTCACATGACCTTCTACTACGCTACTGGCTGGGGCCTCCCGGCTTTCGTCACGG GTCTTTCTGTCGGTCTGGATCCTGGTGGTTTTGGGTGCTCGGAGTTCTGTTGGCTTTCTGTTCAGGACTCTGTGATGTGGAGCATCGCCGGACCCTTCACTGCTGTCGTCACg gTTACCGTGGTGATGTTTGCCCTGGCAGTTAAACAGTCCATAGCACAGAGAAAGACGAGCTCTGAGATGGCTGCTCTAAG ctcctctctgaGGTCAGCCATCTTGTTGCTGTTGCTCCTCAGCGCCTCCTGGCTGTCAGGTCTGCTGGCACTCAACAGTGATGTCATTTCCTTCCACTACCTGTTCTCCATCTTCAGCTGCGTGCAG GGcgtctgcttcttcttctcctacTGTGTCTTCAACAGAGAGCTGAGGATGAACCTGAAGGAGATCTTCATCAGGAGGAAGACGAGCCGAGAGCTGAGGAACAACCACACGCCTGTGCTGACC CGCTCGCTGAACAGGAAGCCGTCGTTCTCTGGAGATGAAGGGATTTATCGAACCGCCATCGGAGAGTCGACAGCATCTCTGAACAG GAGTGACTCAGGACTGAAATGTCCCGCATCCTCCGGCTCCACCAGGAagtgtttccatggtaacaaCAGCTCCTCCACAGTAACCCGGAAACAATTCAGAAGAAGAG actcGGACAGCTCGGACTGCAGCTCTGATGCTTCGTTTCACTCGTCTGGCAGTGAGGACGAACGACAGGCTCGGAAACATCAGTGGGACAACCGGAgacaagaagagaagaagaacacaacactgcagg GTCAAATTCTGTCCAATCACGTGATGCTTCACTGGCTGGTGGAGGACAGCGAGCAGCTCAgtcaggaaggaggaggaagaggaggtggggaggtGAAGCTCAGTGTGGAGACCGGAGTTAACGTGGAGCAGCTGAGTAACCAATCAACCGCTGAGAATGGAGCGTCGCCCAGCTCACCTGACAGCAACCAGCAGCCAATGAGACGTCGAG GGATCTTAAAGACCAGgacccctcctccccctgcagtgacagacaggaacaggaagtacCTCCCCAGTGAAGCCCCGCCCCTCGTCAgcccttcatcctcctctccaacTAATCACAGCTTCCGTCAGGTCGCCAGGGGAAACGGAGCACTCATCCCACCTCTGTCACCGCGGCAGCAGTACAGTGGAGTCACCATGGTAACCAGGACAAGGCTGACAACCAATCACGAGTCTGA CTGCAGCGATGAAACTTCCATCTGA